Proteins encoded together in one bacterium window:
- a CDS encoding right-handed parallel beta-helix repeat-containing protein, whose amino-acid sequence MQSSNVTIDLNGHTLLGAGTSTGSMGSGIYATSTSHNITVKNGTVCDFYSQGVQLWGSNNRVIHVNAIRNGNIGLNTKDNSTIIECIAAENGSYGFYIGYNCTLRGNNAFQNKNHGINTDSCCTIINNTSSDNQVHGILAGIGSVVIGNTVSNNSGTGILARSGSTVINNSAYRNNKYGIYAEYYGNVIGNNTYNNGKSGIYVGSGSAAINNVSNNNTNHGIYAVVHCMIVGNMCHQGVINHSWCRNLYW is encoded by the coding sequence ATCCAAAGTAGTAATGTAACGATTGATTTAAATGGTCATACCCTTTTGGGTGCTGGAACTTCTACCGGTTCGATGGGTAGCGGAATTTATGCGACTTCTACATCACATAATATTACAGTTAAAAATGGAACGGTGTGCGATTTTTATAGTCAAGGGGTTCAGTTATGGGGCAGCAATAACCGAGTTATCCACGTTAATGCTATTAGAAATGGAAATATCGGTTTAAACACTAAAGATAATAGCACGATTATCGAGTGTATTGCTGCAGAAAATGGGTCGTATGGATTTTATATCGGATATAATTGTACCCTGCGAGGAAATAATGCGTTTCAAAATAAAAATCACGGGATTAACACCGATAGCTGTTGCACGATAATCAACAACACGTCTTCTGATAATCAGGTTCACGGGATCCTTGCTGGGATAGGGTCAGTGGTTATTGGAAATACCGTTTCCAATAATTCCGGCACTGGAATACTTGCTAGGAGCGGCAGTACCGTTATCAATAATAGCGCCTATCGAAACAACAAGTATGGGATTTATGCTGAATATTACGGCAACGTAATCGGGAACAATACTTATAATAATGGTAAATCTGGTATTTATGTTGGTTCCGGAAGCGCAGCAATTAATAATGTCAGTAATAACAATACGAATCACGGAATTTATGCTGTTGTTCATTGTATGATTGTAGGGAATATGTGTCATCAAGGGGTTATCAACCACAGTTGGTGCAGGAATTTATATTGGTAA